In Euphorbia lathyris chromosome 10, ddEupLath1.1, whole genome shotgun sequence, the DNA window aataagaatgataattttgtcaataacaagtaactaattttcgtgaaaagctctaaaatgatgcagtgtccagagaaaatattaaatattgcggttatataaacctaaccaaacgttaCCTTAATACacttatatattaattgatttatggaagggtctaatacacccatatatgaaagatcatgggctcaatgtgtctaaatgaaagattgatagcttaatgcaccaaacagtgaaagatcaggggctcaaatgtctaaatgaaagatcaagggcttaatgcaccaaacattgaaagatcaggggcctcaggatggTTTTGCCTAAAAAAATGATCGAAAAACATCTGAAATGACTTTATTGGAATAAAAACAAACTTaattgattttattgagacagtTTAAATTTTTGTGACCTTTTTTATATTTGTGACCACACACATACTAATTAGTAATTACCCTCATATTTGAGATTTTTTTAACAAAGATAAAATTCAACCTTTAAGTTAGCATGGATTCATTCTGTCATTGGATATCAATTCAGTTTAAAATTTTGTTGTTTTTAACTTAAAATCAAATTAGACCCTGTTAtttttgactgaaattaagtaaattGAACTAAACTAAACTTAtattattagactttaaaaatagaaataattataataaaaaaattataatggttctaataataaataattataattataataaataataataaattactgaactgaactgaaattactgatactgaaattaagtgacaaaGAACATGACCTTACTCCAAAaagtataatttatttttagtacttccattttcttatatttacattttaatatctgaattttatttttacacttaAAAACTATTACTTTAAATATTAAAACGCATCTCGACATCTCTTTCTCTCTTGTTTCCCAAAAGGTactttgctctgataccatgtcatgtaatcaattgaactaaaagctcaagttGATAGTTAAAgctcaatcatagatcttatattaatatctgacacttTCAACTatctaatatttttaatatatatgttaaCCACAATTCATAGTTTATTCATTTTCGTGCTTAAACATCAATTTAAAGCCTCATTAAGCAAAGCAGTGTATGATATGCCatttttttcatcatttttataACCTTAATAAAAAGGATTTAATTTCACTCgtcaaaaaaaatcaataaaactcAATCCATTTACTGTGACAAGTTGATGAGCATTTTGCTTTTCAATACCTAgatatcaaaattaaaaaatacttttatatattttaaatattaaatctataaaaatgtattttttaatatttaaatttacaCTCATGGTAAGTGTTCCAAATAATAGCAGAAGTCTTCTTTTAAAATTGTTACAACAAATTAGAGAATataatgaagaattttgaattaaaatttCGATAATTAGGAATTGAGAGATAAAATGTCCCTCAACTTGTCATAGTCAATGGATTCAGGGCTTAAAAAATGACATTTGTATGTAAaaaattggcttaatacatcaaaaccctctgaacttgtataaaaagCTTTATTGACCCATTGAGCTTATATGGTATCTCGTTAGTACTctcaatttgcttaaaataacctattagccacttgaatttatttaaagtgatatattgacccctaaaattacaccattttaaacattataaGTATTTTCACACTTTTGTTTTGGTATCTTTTTAGGGTCATTTCAACTTGGCAATCAATTTTATTTCTTGATTGATTAAGATAGAATTTTTTATCTTTACAACTTTAATTTATAGGCAGTAACGGAGCCAGCCTAGGGCTCAAGGCCCTCCAACCGCCAATCCATCCTTGAATAATATCGATTCAGTACTTAATAGCTTTctaattttagtttattttgtcGTATTTTAGAGTGTTGGAAGCCAACTATTTTTTTGTCCAATCTTAACGGACTTGACCTTAAACTTTTTTTCTCAACTCTATAAATCTAATTCCGACACCAGCCATAGGACTAAAATTAACCCTTCCATATATAAATTTCTAACTCCGTCATCACTGTTTAACAGAGGTTATTGTTTGTACAACCCTAATTCATTAACTCTTTTGGGATTCAAATCTCATTATGGGTTTTTGAAACTTCATTCCTTATAAGTTGAGTATTTCCACTTGTGATAAATATAGGTTAGAGTGGCATCATTCTTTAGTTGTTTTAATCCTCCTAGTTGCTTCATGGATGATCATATGTTAAGCTCAATATTTCTCCAAGTTGAACTTTTTTAAATCACTCATTCAATTAAAAAGCTCTGTACCAACTACAGTTTCATGTACAAGATTCAAAATTGAGATCTGAGATGAGCAAATAAGCAGCTTGTTgattaaagaaaacaaaaacaaatcaTTAAcagattaatatatatatatgactcTTTACAGTTTGAACAAAAACAGTAGAAAGAATCAATTATGGGAAGACAAttgagaagtagatggagaagGAACATCTTCAGGTTGTCTACTAGGCTTAACCCATCTTCCATATTTGTTCAAAACTAGACCTTTATGTGGCATTTCATACCAACATTCTGGTATTCTTAACTTCTCTACCAACATATTACTACCCTTATTTACTAGAGCCAAATCTCTTCTAGCATTCCATCTAAAATTCATTTTCTTCCCCAAATATCCATCTACCAAATGCAGATACACCTCCAAATTATGACACCCTGAGACGTCTGCATCTTTTCTCAAGTAAGGAGAGGTTGAAATATCAAGCTTCAACTTAGTTCCCACATGCCTATAAACCCAGTTCAATCTAGATGTCATTCTGCTCACCTTATTCAGTATATTGTTCAGTATGATCCCAGGCACTTTTGGGACTATATCCTGCTTGATCACCACACGGAGAGTGTTGATTCGTAGCTCATTGAGTTTCTTCCTAAATGATAAATTCCCTACTCTCGGAGCACCAAAAGATATCACACTTATGAATAGGCCAGGAATTGAAGTTGCTGCTTCATATGCATTGAGTAATGCTAATGCACCTCCTAAACTATGGCCTGTGATTGTCAAGCTAACTTCTTCTCCATTTTCTGTGTAGATTTTCACTAGCTTTTTCACTTCTTGCATAACTTGTTCAGAAGCACTTGACTTGTTATACCTAGTGAACTCTCCTTTTGACTTGTATATGCTAAGGAATCCTTGTTGAACCTTAATGTCATTTTGatcatcttcatctccattgTCATCAACAAGCTCTAGCTTTGTTCTAAGGTCGTTATACCACTCGGTTGGAGCCACCGTCCCCCGCCACGCCACCACAATGTCTCTCCGGCCAATCCTTTTGGACTCCTCGTTGTTACTAACAGCAACATATCCCATCCAATTAGAGTCTTTGCTCCATGAATCATATGATTTAGCTAGCCATTCAGGGACATCAACATGTGACATTGCATAAATGTATCTCTTAACCTCGTAACCGTGCCTTGTTAGGCCTAATTCGTCGAAAAGCTTCATCTTGTTGTACCTGCAACTTCCACAATACTCAGATAGAGGATCAAAATCGAAGGCATCATAAGTTGCTTGAACAAATTCTCCATACTTGAGGATTTCTTGGCGAACCCAAGGATGAAGAGGGTCAAGGAGGGTGTCCCAGTTTGTAGAACCATGGATTTGTTGCCACATGGATGAGATATCTTCTTTAAGAGAGAAAGTTGGAGTCATTTTATctccttgatcaatgaaagAAGAAGCGGTtcgaggaagaagaagatggccTAATGTTCTGTGAGGTTGGCAGCCATTTTTGCTATTGTTTTGGAGCTGTTGATGATGGATTTTGATTGTGGAAAGGCGTGAGGTTCTTCTGAAAAGAAGACGACATTTCTTCCTGATAGCTTGCCATCTGGTCTGAAGCTTCTTTTTCAAAACCTTTGTGGCCTTTCTGAATCTTGGTGTGGCTGTGACTGGTCTATATGGGGACATCTCCATTTCTGGATTAATGATTTGAAAATGAGTATTATGCAAGAGGGAATGAATTAATTATGAAATCAGGAGAGGGGTTTGTGATTATATATATTGATGCAATCTTGAATAATTCTTATTCCAAAAGTGGTGTTCTTTCTTGGAAAGTAATTGATTGCAGAACTCTACAagttaaataaacaaataaaagacTCGGTCTTGGAGAAGAATAGTTGATATATAATAGCAGCTCAGAGTAGACTCGTTGTAACTATATTTGACCAAATTTAAAATCTAAGGTAGGAATGGTAGTTAATTTACTTGTAACATATTTTAGCTGGGTATATATTTCAGTGGTGAATGCATGATTATTAAGTTGGAGTAGAATTTACACAGAtgtgtaaaataaaatttactaaatttaatttgttcaaattttttttatttatatacatgTTATAATCTAAATGGTCAAgaactaatttttaaataacaatataaagcttttcaaaattaagctacattgtgtttaagattcttaacatgtaaaaaaatgtttaatagaaaaaatctGTTTTAGGAAAGGTCTAATAATAGgtcaaaaaaatttagaaatttagatttaagaagGATTTAGCAGACCAAACAATTTAGAATTTTGGTTTTAAGGATGGCCTAACAggcttaaaaaaaatagaattttagattTAGGAAGGAGGATCTAACCGAACTTGGACCAATTTTGGGGTAATAATTCAACACTCGATCTAAATTTTTTGAAAACAGTGGCCCGGAACCACCACGACCTCAAATTTTGTGGACATGAAAGGACCAAAACTACTCGTGGTCATGGTGGTTACGGCAGCCGGAAAGCCCCATCCCCTCCCTGTGTCTGCCTCTGTACTTTTTTACAACTctcttttaattgaatttaattgTTATCAATTATCATTAACTCTGTATTAATTTTACATATAATTGTCATTAATCTTACATTAATTATGTATTAATTGTTCGttattaattcttttttagaAGGAATATCGTTTCATTATCTctattaattatcattattcCTCGGTTtagaagtaaataaataaaatatagttAGGAAAAAATTGTAAATGGAtaaaaaaacgcaaaaacaaTATTAAAGTGGAGTTTCCCGCAATTAGACCTGTCCATGGGTCGGGCTGGGCCGGGTTCGGGCCGGGCCTGGCGGGCTTTTATGTAAAAGTGCTcgtcccaagcccaacccagcccagtattaatttaggcgggctcgggTCGGGCTGAgttcgggcttaaaaatcaaatcccaagcccaacccatataagcccacctaaaaaaatattattaatttttaattgtaaaaaatcaaatttatacttaaaataaatatttaattataaatatataaattttttaattaatattctcGGCCCGTGATATTTTCATATGGCCCAAGtccgcccaaaaaataggcgggctttaGCGGGCCTGCGCCGGACTGGGCCTAAAAGTAAATTTCATTGTCCAACCCCGGCCCAAAGGACACGGGCCTGGGTGG includes these proteins:
- the LOC136208272 gene encoding phospholipase A1-Igamma1, chloroplastic, which encodes MEMSPYRPVTATPRFRKATKVLKKKLQTRWQAIRKKCRLLFRRTSRLSTIKIHHQQLQNNSKNGCQPHRTLGHLLLPRTASSFIDQGDKMTPTFSLKEDISSMWQQIHGSTNWDTLLDPLHPWVRQEILKYGEFVQATYDAFDFDPLSEYCGSCRYNKMKLFDELGLTRHGYEVKRYIYAMSHVDVPEWLAKSYDSWSKDSNWMGYVAVSNNEESKRIGRRDIVVAWRGTVAPTEWYNDLRTKLELVDDNGDEDDQNDIKVQQGFLSIYKSKGEFTRYNKSSASEQVMQEVKKLVKIYTENGEEVSLTITGHSLGGALALLNAYEAATSIPGLFISVISFGAPRVGNLSFRKKLNELRINTLRVVIKQDIVPKVPGIILNNILNKVSRMTSRLNWVYRHVGTKLKLDISTSPYLRKDADVSGCHNLEVYLHLVDGYLGKKMNFRWNARRDLALVNKGSNMLVEKLRIPECWYEMPHKGLVLNKYGRWVKPSRQPEDVPSPSTSQLSSHN